In one Acomys russatus chromosome X, mAcoRus1.1, whole genome shotgun sequence genomic region, the following are encoded:
- the Akap14 gene encoding A-kinase anchor protein 14 yields MNNKKRPPAQKGKPVEATSTAKTKKPEVPEHKPVVPEPSTTKTVADPKKPVIPSDQKEKKMVGIIVDPNEKKNVTEPKEKKTVTISDPKDKKPGTETKDKRMVTFVTDVKDKRIVTDTKENRIASIDTKDKVIVPIMPEVKEKKAVPQVEPKEKAVAPVAPVAPAVPAVPAAPAVAPAAPAVAPAAPAVAPAPPPVVPVVPAVVLAAPPIAPAAPAAPAVPEVKEKIPVPEVKVSKKKVPLAPQRKETKAFLVIPEIKEKKVVRKMKAKASETDVKKKKTVPEEKKKKSGGGKKKDDRTRKVAKSIVAGVLAAAAQCVADDKKPIKNIKWLTHGEFTIENGRKYIEKFVSVWEFQNRWVYYADFIERKDLIHSYHYIYRVRWSAPTAVRPMARVSANAFFTIKFNKGKPPDMPVDVSYIFENSELLQRPGKIRFREQWLRDITETKHILLESIPFKVV; encoded by the exons atgaataacaaaaaaaGGCCCCCAGCCCAGAAGGGGAAACCTGTCGAGGCCACTAGCACAGCCAAGACAAAGAAACCAGAGGTTCCAGAGCACAAGCCTGTTGTTCCAGAGCCAAGCACCACTAAGACCGTGGCAGACCCGAAGAAACCGGTGATTCCTTCAGATcagaaagagaagaagatggTGGGCATCATTGTAGATCCAAACGAAAAAAAGAATGTGACTGAGCCGAAAGAAAAGAAGACTGTGACGATCTCAGATCCCAAAGACAAGAAGCCTGGGACAGAGACGAAAGACAAGAGGATGGTGACTTTTGTGACAGACGTAAAAGACAAGAGGATTGtgacagacacaaaagaaaacaggattgCATCAATAGACACAAAAGACAAGGTGATTGTGCCAATTATGccagaagtaaaagagaaaaaggctgtACCACAGGTAGAACCAAAAGAGAAGGCGGTTGCACCAGTTGCACCGGTTGCACCGGCTGTGCCGGCTGTGCCAGCTGCGCCAGCAGTTGCGCCAGCTGCTCCAGCAGTCGCGCCAGCTGCACCGGCAGTCGCGCCAGCTCCGCCACCCGTTGTGCCAGTTGTGCCAGCAGTTGTGCTAGCTGCGCCACCAATTGCACCAGCTGCCCCAGCTGCCCCAGCTGTGCCAGAGGTAAAAGAAAAGATCCCGGTGCCGGAGGTGAAAGTGTCTAAGAAGAAAGTGCCACTTGCGcctcagagaaaggaaaccaaGGCTTTTCTAGTCATAccagagataaaagaaaagaaggttgtGCGCAAGATGAAAGCAAAGGCATCTGAGACAGAcgtaaaaaagaagaaaactgtgccagaggaaaaaaagaaaaagtctgggggaggaaagaagaaagacgaTCGGACACGGAAGGTAGCCAAGTCTATAGTGGCGGgtgttctggctgctgctgctcagtgTGTGGCAG ATGACAAAAAACCCATCAAGAACATCAAGTGGCTCACTCATGGGGAATTCACGATAGAAAACGGTCGGAAATATATTGAAAAGTTTGTTTCA GTTTGGGAGTTTCAAAACCGCTGGGTGTATTATGCCGATTTTATAGAGAGGAAAGACTTAATTCACTCCTACCACTATATCTACCGTGTGCGCTGGAGTGCCCCCACTGCCGTGAGACCTATGGCGCGAGTCAGTGCCAATGCCTTCTTCACCATCAAGTTCAACAAAGGCAAACCCCCG GATATGCCTGTTGATGTCTCTTATATCTTTGAGAATTCAGAACTACTTCAAAG ACCAGGAAAGATTCGATTTCGAGAACAATGGCTGAGGGACATTACTGAGACCAAGCATATTTTGCTGGAATCCATCCCTTTTAAAGTTGTCTGA
- the Nkap gene encoding NF-kappa-B-activating protein, whose amino-acid sequence MAPVSGSRSPDREASGGKRRSSSRSPKPSKYSRSPRGRRSRSRSCSRLADRNGLSHSLSGFSQSSRNQSYRSRSRSRSRERPSAQRSAPFASASSSAYYGGYSRPYGGDKPWPSLLDKEREESLRQKRLSERERIGELGAPEVWGLSPKNPEPDSDEHTPVEDEEPKKSTTSASSSEDEKKKKRKSSHSKERSKKKRKKKSSKRKHKKYSEDSDSDSESETDSSDEDTKRRAKKSKKKEKKKKRRVKKYKKKKSKKNRKDSSESSSKESLDEFLENPWKDRSKAEEPSDLIGPEAPKTLASQDDKPLNYGHALLPGEGAAMAEYVKAGKRIPRRGEIGLTSEEIASFECSGYVMSGSRHRRMEAVRLRKENQIYSADEKRALASFNQEERRKRENKILASFREMVYRKTKGKDDK is encoded by the exons ATGGCTCCTGTGTCGGGCTCGCGTAGCCCTGATCGGGAGGCTTCCGGAGGAAAACGTCGCAGTTCATCGAGGAGCCCTAAACCCAGCAAATATTCCCGCTCCCCACGAGGTCGCCGGTCTCGTTCGCGCTCTTGTTCTCGGCTTGCTGACCGGAATGGCCTCAGCCATTCGCTGAGTGGCTTCAGCCAAAGCTCTCGAAACCAATCGTACCGCTCCCGCTCTCGATCGCGTTCTCGAGAGCGACCCTCTGCACAGCGGAGTGCCCCTTTCGCTTCAGCATCCTCGTCCGCCTATTATGGCGGCTACTCGCGTCCCTATGGGGGCGACAAACCATGGCCCAGCCTCCTggacaaggagagggaggagagtcTCCGGCAGAA GAGATTAAGTGAAAGAGAGAGGATTGGAGAATTGGGAGCTCCTGAGGTTTGGGGACTTTCTCCAAAGAATCCTGAACCAGA CTCTGATGAACACACACCAGTAGAGGATGAAGAACCAAAGAAAAGCACTACTTCAGCGTCTAGTTCAGAAG atgaaaagaagaagaaaaggaaatctagTCATTCAAAAGAAAGatccaagaaaaagagaaagaaaaagtcatcGAAAAGAAAGCATAAGAAGTATTCTGAGGATAGCGACAGTGACTCTGAGTCGGAAACAGACTCCAGTG ATGAAGATacaaaaagaagagcaaagaaatctaagaaaaaagaaaagaagaagaaacggAGAGT gaagaaatacaagaaaaagaagtcTAAGAAGAACAGGAAGGATTCCAGTGAGTCAAGCTCTAAAGAGTCCCTAGACGAGTTTCTAGAGAACCCATGGAAGGATCGATCAA aggcagaggaaccGTCGGATCTCATCGGCCCAGAGGCTCCTAAAACACTTGCCTCCCAAGACGATAAGCCTTTGAA CTATGGACACGCTCTGTTACCTGGTGAAGGTGCAGCTATGGCTGAGTATGTAAAAGCTGGAAAGCGTATCCCACGAAGAGGTGAAATCGGCTTGACAAGTGAAGAGATCGCATCGTTTGAATGTTCGGGTTACGTTATGAGCGGTAGCAG GCATCGGCGAATGGAGGCTGTGCGACTGCGGAAGGAGAACCAGATCTACAGTGCTGATGAGAAGAGAGCCCTTGCATCCTTCAACCAAGAAGAGAGACGAAAGAGGGAGAACAAGATCCTGGCCAGTTTTCGAGAGATggtatacagaaaaacaaaagggaaggatGACAAGTGA